In Ailuropoda melanoleuca isolate Jingjing chromosome 4, ASM200744v2, whole genome shotgun sequence, the following proteins share a genomic window:
- the LOC100480625 gene encoding interleukin-36 receptor antagonist protein isoform X2 translates to MKDAALKVLYLQDNQLLAGGLHAGKVIKGEEISVVPNRSLDAKLSPVILGVQGGSQCLSCGTGQEPTLKLEPVNIMELYLSANESKSFTFYRRDTGLTSSFESAAYPGWFLCTVLEADQPLRLTQLSEDGSWDNPITDFYFQQCD, encoded by the exons ATGAAGGATGCGGCCTTGAAGGTGCTTTATCTGCAAGATAACCAGCTTCTAGCCGGAGGGCTGCATGCAGGGAAGGTCATCAAAG gCGAGGAGATTAGTGTTGTTCCCAACCGGTCTCTGGATGCCAAGCTGTCTCCAGTCATCCTGGGCGTCCAGGGAGGGAGCCAGTGCCTGTCGTGTGGGACAGGGCAGGAACCAACTCTGAAACTAGAG CCAGTAAACATCATGGAACTCTACCTCAGTGCCAACGAATCTAAGAGCTTCACCTTCTACCGGCGGGACACAGGGCTCACCTCCAGCTTCGAGTCTGCTGCCTACCCAGGCTGGTTCCTCTGCACCGTGCTGGAAGCAGATCAGCCTCTCAGACTTACCCAGCTCTCAGAGGATGGCAGCTGGGACAACCCCATCACAGACTTCTACTTCCAGCAGTGTGACTAG
- the LOC100480625 gene encoding interleukin-36 receptor antagonist protein isoform X1 has product MVLSGALCFRMKDAALKVLYLQDNQLLAGGLHAGKVIKGEEISVVPNRSLDAKLSPVILGVQGGSQCLSCGTGQEPTLKLEPVNIMELYLSANESKSFTFYRRDTGLTSSFESAAYPGWFLCTVLEADQPLRLTQLSEDGSWDNPITDFYFQQCD; this is encoded by the exons ATGGTCCTGAGTGGGGCGCTGTGTTTCCG AATGAAGGATGCGGCCTTGAAGGTGCTTTATCTGCAAGATAACCAGCTTCTAGCCGGAGGGCTGCATGCAGGGAAGGTCATCAAAG gCGAGGAGATTAGTGTTGTTCCCAACCGGTCTCTGGATGCCAAGCTGTCTCCAGTCATCCTGGGCGTCCAGGGAGGGAGCCAGTGCCTGTCGTGTGGGACAGGGCAGGAACCAACTCTGAAACTAGAG CCAGTAAACATCATGGAACTCTACCTCAGTGCCAACGAATCTAAGAGCTTCACCTTCTACCGGCGGGACACAGGGCTCACCTCCAGCTTCGAGTCTGCTGCCTACCCAGGCTGGTTCCTCTGCACCGTGCTGGAAGCAGATCAGCCTCTCAGACTTACCCAGCTCTCAGAGGATGGCAGCTGGGACAACCCCATCACAGACTTCTACTTCCAGCAGTGTGACTAG